Within Larus michahellis chromosome 5, bLarMic1.1, whole genome shotgun sequence, the genomic segment CCAGCGGGGAGTTGGGAtcccttcccctctctgtctCGGGAGAAGACCCTTCTCCTGGGATGAGCCACCCACCCTGGGGATTTGGGGATGCTCGGGAGGAGGGTCGCCAACCCACCCGCTGCACAGATTggtttttctctccctgctgatTATTTAAGCACCTTTTTACCCATATGCAGTAGCTAGAGGTCAAAAACGCAACAGAAATACCACTGGCGTCGACGGCTACGCGGGATTGAAAAGCAGAGAACAACGCCAGCAAGGTCTTAGATTAGCTCAaatctttaattagaaaaatagaCACAATTTGCTAATATTCTttttacaaacaggaaaaaaaaattaataataatagtaatgacaTCACCTTTCCAAAGGGACCGTTACGCACCAGTTGCTGGAGCCCGGTGGCATCTCTCTCCTTTGGGAGAAAGGACCGGTgcagccgcagcccccggccGTGCTGACCAGTAAATAACCAGTCGGGAGCGTCATGTAAAGTGCTGGCGGGGGAAATCTCAGTCAGGTCGCTACAAACGCAGGATGTCCGTGGGTTTGGGTATATAAAAAAAGACATCTCGGTGGTGATTTCTTTCTgtacatgttttttctttttttttttctttcccttccttggaATAGGAGCTATAAAAATGACTCAGTCCCTGCAGTTTGGAGATGGCTCCGGGTGGCCGGAGCTGCCATAATCCCTCCTCTGCAGCCAGTGGTCCAGCGTCACGGCATCGCCTCTGCCTCCTGcgtgcccctctcctccctccagacGGCCCCATCTGCCATCATCTTCTCCGGGGCCACCCCAGGAGGATATTCCCACCCCGGCTCTCCCATGAGATACTCGGGGGACCTCGGGAAACGCCATCTCCCAGCACTCAGGTTGTGGCTTCACAGTGTCCCGAAGGAGAGACCCACTGAGAAGAAACCCAAACCTTTGAGCTTCTCCTCCGTCCGGGCTTTCTGCTTCAGGTGGACCTTGCTGTGGCGCTTCTTCTCATCACTCCTGGCGAAGCGGCGGCCGCAGGTGTCGCAGGAGAAGGGCTTCTCGCCGGTGTGGGTACGGATGTGGGTGGTGAGGTGGTCGCTGCGGCTGAAGTTCCTCAGGCAGATGCGGCACTGGAAGGGTTTGTGGCCCGTATGGATGCGGAGGTGCCTGTTGAGCTCATCCGAGCGGGCGAAGCTCCGGATGCAGTTCTCTACCGGGCATGCGAAAGCCTTCTCATGGGGTTTTGGGCAGAAGCATTTGGAAGAGCATTTGGTCCGGCGGGTCTTTTTCTTGGGCTCGGCCAAGGCAGGAGGGTtggtgggcagcagggaagggatggaggaagagGTGGGGTGGCTCAAAAAGTCCGTGGGGGGGATGGAGGGTGAGGGGTGAGGGTGGAGGAGCTCAGCAGAGCTCATCAGACCCGGCAGGACTTCAGGCTGGGCCAAGGAGGTGTCGAACTCCGGCATTAATGGAGGAGGGAGGTTGTGGATCTTGGTGTCTGCAAAGTCCCCACGGGCCGGGAAGTTTTCTGGCTCGCAGCCGAAGCCCAGATGGGTGCTGAAGCAGGCAGCATCCTCCGCCAGGCTGCCGAGCTCCGACTGGCAGCTGACGGACAAGACGTTCTCCATCTTGGAGCCCAGCGGGTGGAACAGCCCCTGGCTGCCCTCCCCAGCCGGGAAGGCTTCAGGAGAATGGTAGCTGGTGGGCAAGTAGGCCTGATGCTGGGTGACGGGCTCCCACTGGGCGCAGGAGGCTTTAAACTTGTCCAGGGGTGGGGAACCGGAGGGCAGCTTGATGTCCTGCTTGTTGTCCAGGAGCTTGGGCTGGAAGAAGCACTGCGAGGTGTTTCCTAAGGTGGGTTGTGCCTGGAGGGATTGAGCACCCTCCGCCGTGGGGAAGCCACTGTAGCCCTGCTCCGGGAAGGAGGCTTGGGTGGATCCGTTCATTTCAGACTGGCAGGCAGTGTAAAGGTCCAGCTGGCTCTGAGCCACTTCGGGACAGGGGTAAAGAGCATCCAGGTGCCTTTGGTGGCCCTCGGAGGAGGCGAAGGGGGAGATGCCCAGGATCCCCGACATCAGGTTGAAGAGGGATTCCTGGTCCTGGGGATGCTCCGGTACCGCCTTGATGAAGAAGCTGCCAGTGTAGCTGAGCGAAGGGGAGGgctggctgcccaggagggaGTAATCCACCGCTCCGCCGCTCATTGGGGCACCCAGCAGCTCACCTGGGGACGCAGAGGGGACGGTGGttagagggatggagggatggggcggggtggggggggcgggataCTGGGAAACAGCGGGAGGCTGATATTGCGTCACTGTGAGGTCCCCGTCCTAGCCGGGTCCTCGGAATCGCACAGGGAGCCCTGGGTTTcacaccccttccccagcaggacccccaggacccccaccctGGGCTAGCGGGGGGCTGTCGAACCCACAgccaggggctgggagcaggctgggggctgag encodes:
- the EGR4 gene encoding early growth response protein 4 produces the protein MLNVMDFSCPDPLYSKYEESCEMKTGDLQGLGQPEQQLLAEADFLGGELLGAPMSGGAVDYSLLGSQPSPSLSYTGSFFIKAVPEHPQDQESLFNLMSGILGISPFASSEGHQRHLDALYPCPEVAQSQLDLYTACQSEMNGSTQASFPEQGYSGFPTAEGAQSLQAQPTLGNTSQCFFQPKLLDNKQDIKLPSGSPPLDKFKASCAQWEPVTQHQAYLPTSYHSPEAFPAGEGSQGLFHPLGSKMENVLSVSCQSELGSLAEDAACFSTHLGFGCEPENFPARGDFADTKIHNLPPPLMPEFDTSLAQPEVLPGLMSSAELLHPHPSPSIPPTDFLSHPTSSSIPSLLPTNPPALAEPKKKTRRTKCSSKCFCPKPHEKAFACPVENCIRSFARSDELNRHLRIHTGHKPFQCRICLRNFSRSDHLTTHIRTHTGEKPFSCDTCGRRFARSDEKKRHSKVHLKQKARTEEKLKGLGFFSVGLSFGTL